The Pseudomonadota bacterium nucleotide sequence TTTTTCCCTTTTCCTGAAGCCAGCGTGTTCGGTTTATCCCCGGGGCGCTGGCTTTTTCCAGTGCCTACAGGCTCTGTCTTGTTTTTTTTCAACCGCAAAAACAAGCGCATATTCTGATAAGAACACTTATTTGTTACCAATGGAAATGCCTTTAGGTACGGGCCGCAAGACCCCTTTGGGTCGCGGGGCTCGCTCCCGCATTAGGGTACAAATTTATTTGCGGTCAGGTAGGGTGTCTTGGGGGAGGTAAGATTCGCATTACGATATCGTCTTCAGTTTTTGGCAGACTTCGTCAATCAGCCATTGCGGAGTGGAGGCCCCGGCGCTGATCCCAATTTTTCGTTTATTTTTGAACCATTTCGGACGCAGATCGGCTGCGGTTTCGATATGGTATGAAGATGTCTGTTTTTCCCGGCAGAGCGCAAAGAGACGGTTGGTGTTAGCGCTGTTACGACCGCCGATGACGAGCATCAGATCGCAGCCTTCAGCCAGGTCTAGAGCCTCGCTTTGCCGGTCGTTGGTTGCGGTGCAGATGGTGTTAAAACAGCGCAGCTCTCCTTTGCGGGCCAGTAGGGCGCTGCTGATTTCATGGTAGACCTGCTGCGTTTGGGTGGTTTGTGCGAGCAGGGCGATACGTGACGGTTTCGCACGGCTGAGCAGCTCTTCCGGAAGATCATCCGGGCGGGAGATGACCAGGGTCGTTTCCGGCCTGCCGTAGCTGATCAGGCCGGTTACTTCAGGGTGTTCAGGTTCGCCGATAATAATAACAAGATAACCGTCGGCACTCATCTGAGCGACAATTTCCTGGGCCCGGCGTACGAAAGGACAGGTGGCGTCGACGATCGTCAGGTTCGGTTGTTCCTGTAATTGCTGCGCCAACTGGCGGGTAATGCCGTGCGAGCGGATAATCACGACCCCAGGGTCAAGCTCGTCGATTGAATTAACCTGGGCGACTCCCATTTCAGTCAGTTGAGTGACTACCTGAGGGTTGTGAATGATCGGTCCCAGGGTTCTGATTTT carries:
- the ispH gene encoding 4-hydroxy-3-methylbut-2-enyl diphosphate reductase; its protein translation is MNARFELKVAGTAGFCFGVRRAVNLAEEAPQKYPGLKIRTLGPIIHNPQVVTQLTEMGVAQVNSIDELDPGVVIIRSHGITRQLAQQLQEQPNLTIVDATCPFVRRAQEIVAQMSADGYLVIIIGEPEHPEVTGLISYGRPETTLVISRPDDLPEELLSRAKPSRIALLAQTTQTQQVYHEISSALLARKGELRCFNTICTATNDRQSEALDLAEGCDLMLVIGGRNSANTNRLFALCREKQTSSYHIETAADLRPKWFKNKRKIGISAGASTPQWLIDEVCQKLKTIS